DNA sequence from the Pseudostreptobacillus hongkongensis genome:
GGCATCATATATCCACCTGCATCTCCTCTAGGTATTATTGTAACTTTATGAACCTTATTTGCATCTTTAATCATACTTGCAACTAATGCGTGTCCACCTTCATGATAAGCTAACATATCTCTATCTCTTTGGCTTATTATTTTACTTTTTTGACCAAGTCCCATACCTATCTTATCTACAGCTTCATCTAGATCTTCCATAAGTATAGTATCAGAATTTCTTCTAGCTGCTAATATTGCTGCTTCATTAATTAAGTTTTCAAGATCTGCTCCAACAAATCCTGGTGTTATTTTAGCTATATCTTCTAGTTTAACATCATTATTAAGTTTTTTATTTCTTGTATGTACTTTAAGTATAGCTATTCTTCCTTCAACATCTGGTGCTGAAACTTCTATTCTTCTATCAAATCTTCCACCTCTTAAAAGAGCTGGATCTAATACATCTGCTCTATTTGTTGCTGCCATAACTATAATTCTTTGGTCAGTTTCAAATCCATCCATTTCAACTAAAAGTTGGTTTAAAGTTTGTTCTCTTTCTTCATTACCTCCACCAACTTTACCTTGATTTCTACGTCTTCCAACTGCATCAATTTCATCTATAAATATTATAGCTGGAGTTTCTTGTTTTGCTTCTTTAAATAATTCTCTTACTTTTAAGGCCCCTGCCCCTACATAAAGTTCAACAAATTCAGAACCTGACATACTAAAGAATGCTGCTCCTGTTTCACCTGCAACTGCTTTAGCAAGTAATGTTTTACCTGTTCCTGGTTCACCTAAAAGTAATATACCTTTAGGAACACGTGCCCCTGCTTTTTCAAATTTAGATGGATCTTTTAGAAATTCAACTATTTCTTTTAATTCTTCTTTTTCCTCTTTAAGTCCCGCTACATCTGAAAATTTAACATTAGGTTTTTCACTTATTTTACCATTACTCTTACCTATAGAAAATATACCTCCAGATCTTCCAGAAGCTGATCCTCCCATTATACTTCTATTCATATATACAAAGAATCCTATCATTAATATTAAAGGTACAAATCCTAAAATCCAACTAATTATAGCTGTTGCTACAGGTTTTTCATTAACATTAACGTCTACACCTTTTTCAGTTATAAGGGACATTAAATTAGTATCTTCTCCTAATCTTGAAGTTATTTTATTAGTAGTAAATACTTCTATTTTACCTTCACGTTTTTTAATTCCTTCAATATTATCTTGATTTTCTCTTACAGTTGTTATTTCACCAGTTCTTATTTTATTTGTAAACTGTGTA
Encoded proteins:
- the ftsH gene encoding ATP-dependent zinc metalloprotease FtsH, with the protein product MEEKDKNELQDEEVTEDQNNDQNEPSNNTENEENKKEKDKEKSKKRNEEEEFQEFINKIENLKKNKNKKVIRIKPGMFFMAITIIFLTIYLMFGTKSNFFEERQPITYTQFTNKIRTGEITTVRENQDNIEGIKKREGKIEVFTTNKITSRLGEDTNLMSLITEKGVDVNVNEKPVATAIISWILGFVPLILMIGFFVYMNRSIMGGSASGRSGGIFSIGKSNGKISEKPNVKFSDVAGLKEEKEELKEIVEFLKDPSKFEKAGARVPKGILLLGEPGTGKTLLAKAVAGETGAAFFSMSGSEFVELYVGAGALKVRELFKEAKQETPAIIFIDEIDAVGRRRNQGKVGGGNEEREQTLNQLLVEMDGFETDQRIIVMAATNRADVLDPALLRGGRFDRRIEVSAPDVEGRIAILKVHTRNKKLNNDVKLEDIAKITPGFVGADLENLINEAAILAARRNSDTILMEDLDEAVDKIGMGLGQKSKIISQRDRDMLAYHEGGHALVASMIKDANKVHKVTIIPRGDAGGYMMPLPEETLGRTRNQILAEINVLFAGRAAEELMMDDIATGAYSDIKRATDLARLLITRVGMNTELGPINYENSNEGSFVSEFSDQTSREIDIEVRKLLKSKYEETLQILKDNKEKLQNIADLLKEKETVTGYQIRAVVSGLSVEEVLELSNEELEKYN